One Manihot esculenta cultivar AM560-2 chromosome 6, M.esculenta_v8, whole genome shotgun sequence DNA segment encodes these proteins:
- the LOC110617022 gene encoding probable flavin-containing monooxygenase 1: MENRVAIIGAGASGLVACKYTLNKGLTPIVFEAEETIGGVWARTIDSTRLQNTQQAYQFSDFPWPSSVQDLHPTHTQVMEYLESYAHHFKIFPCIKFNSRVISLNYVGESFEAMESWHLWSGTGKGFGSKGKWLVKVQHTRTCSIEEYHVEFVILCIGQFSGLPNIPEFPPDAGPQVFKGKVMHSNNFSAFHNLGVENFVKGKKVAVIGSFKSAVDIAAECANTNGVNFPCTMIQRNAHWFLPTGLLSVYLLGFLYFNRFSELLVHKPGETILFSFLVTLLSPLRWVISKFMESYVKWNLPLKKYGMLPKFRFDEDISSCQIALLPEKFFDKVEEGSIIIKNSQSFRFCREGLVIKGEAQPLETDIVIFATGFKGYEKLMNIFESSVFQDCIKATTPLLLYRQILHPRIPQLAIIGFNESFSTLGNSELKSLWIANFLDGKLELPCIKDMEKEAKMWGDHIKQSTGRYFKRGCIGNSNIWYNDQLCKDMGYNPRRKKGFLSDLFLPYAPADYGDLTIK; the protein is encoded by the exons ATGGAAAATCGTGTGGCGATCATCGGAGCAGGAGCTAGTGGGCTTGTAGCCTGCAAGTACACTCTCAACAAGGGACTCACTCCAATAGTTTTTGAAGCTGAAGAAACGATCGGAGGAGTTTGGGCACGTACTATTGACTCAACCAGGCTCCAAAACACCCAACAAGCATACCAGTTTTCTGATTTTCCATGGCCTTCATCTGTACAAGATTTGCATCCTACTCACACCCAAGTTATGGAGTATCTTGAATCTTATGCTCATCATTTCAAAATCTTCCCTTGCATAAAATTCAATTCCAGGGTCATCTCTTTAAATTACGTTGGAGAATCTTTTGAAGCGATGGAATCATGGCATCTTTGGAGCGGAACTGGCAAGGGATTTGGCTCTAAAGGAAAATGGCTTGTCAAGGTTCAGCACACCAGAACTTGCAGCATAGAG GAATATCATGTCGAATTTGTTATTCTGTGCATTGGACAATTCAGTGGCCTTCCAAACATTCCAGAGTTCCCTCCTGATGCAGGGCCACAAGTGTTCAAGGGCAAGGTTATGCATTCAAATAACTTCTCAGCTTTCCATAATTTGGGTGTTGAAAATTTTGTCAAAGGAAAGAAAGTTGCAGTCATTGGTTCCTTCAAATCTGCAGTTGATATAGCAGCAGAATGTGCTAATACAAATG GAGTCAATTTTCCATGCACAATGATTCAAAGGAATGCTCATTGGTTTTTGCCCACTGGCTTGCTCTCTGTGTATTTGCTTGGCTTTTTGTACTTCAATCGCTTCTCAGAATTGTTGGTTCATAAGCCAGGAGAAACAATTTTGTTCAGCTTTTTGGTCACCTTGCTTTCACCCTTG AGATGGGTAATTTCAAAATTCATGGAGAGCTATGTCAAGTGGAATCTACCATTGAAGAAGTATGGAATGCTACCCAAATTCAGATTTGATGAAGATATTTCTTCATGTCAGATTGCATTGCTACCCGAAAAATTCTTCGACAAAGTGGAAGAAGGAAGTATCATCATTAAGAATTCACAAAGCTTTAGGTTCTGCAGAGAAGGTCTGGTTATCAAAGGAGAAGCTCAGCCATTAGAAACAGACATTGTGATTTTCGCCACAGGATTCAAAGGTTATGAAAAGCTTATGAACATTTTCGAGTCTTCAGTTTTCCAAGATTGCATAAAGGCTACTACACCACTTCTCCTTTACAG ACAAATACTTCATCCTAGAATACCCCAGTTGGCGATTATAGGATTCAATGAGAGTTTCTCAACTTTGGGAAACTCTGAATTGAAGAGCTTATGGATAGCAAATTTTCTTGATGGAAAGCTGGAATTGCCTTGTATTAAGGACATGGAGAAGGAGGCCAAGATGTGGGGAGATCACATCAAGCAAAGTACTGGAAGATACTTTAAGAGAGGTTGTATTGGCAACAGTAATATATGGTACAATGACCAGCTCTGCAAGGACATGGGATATAACCCTAGAAGAAAGAAAGGGTTTTTAAGTGACTTGTTTCTACCATATGCACCAGCAGATTATGGAGATCTCACTATCAAGTGA